A section of the Humulus lupulus chromosome 2, drHumLupu1.1, whole genome shotgun sequence genome encodes:
- the LOC133815336 gene encoding protein FAR1-RELATED SEQUENCE 5-like, with protein MALLNSEDEQTYFWLLDKFIECHYNVTPKVVVTDGDGAIKNVVLKYFPNATHQLCVWHLCTNALKISKDPRFLEGFQDAMYNYYTIEEFMQKLGELIQNFDLHSSQWCTNNYHSRCSWAKTYLRAKFFARMWTSQRCESMNSSIKKFLHASYSLCEFVTSIDVAMTNLRHIKKEDDYNSGHNSPPILGPKNALKTYHEQCTKLYTRNMYYKVVDQIKAEHAYFVNNFEDNGESFS; from the coding sequence ATGGCGCTGCTTAACTCTGAGGATGAGCAAACTTACTTTTGGTTGCTTGACAAATTTATTGAATGCCACTATAATGTAACACCAAAAGTTGTGGTGACAGATGGAGATGGAGCTATCAAAAATGTTGTCTTGAAGTACTTCCCAAATGCAACTCATCAGTTGTGCGTGTGGCACCTGTGTACCAACGCTTTAAAAATTTCAAAAGACCCCCGATTCTTAGAAGGATTTCAAGATGCCATGTACAACTATTACACAATAGAGGAATTCATGCAAAAATTAGGGGAATTAATACAAAATTTTGACCTCCATTCTAGCCAATGGTGCACCAACAATTATCACAGTCGTTGTTCATGGGCAAAGACATACCTAAGAGCGAAATTTTTCGCCAGAATGTGGACCAGCCAAAGATGTGAGTCCATGAattcaagtattaaaaaattcCTACATGCAAGTTATAGTCTCTGTGAATTCGTTACCTCAATTGACGTTGCTATGACAAATTTGAGGCACATCAAGAAAGAAGATGATTACAATAGTGGACACAATAGTCCTCCAATACTAGGTCCCAAAAACGCTCTTAAGACATACCATGAGCAGTGCACCAAATTATACACAAGAAATATGTACTATAAAGTAGTTGATCAAATCAAAGCGGAACATGCGTACTTTGTCAACAATTTTGAAGACAACGGTGAATCATTCTCCTAA
- the LOC133819156 gene encoding putative 12-oxophytodienoate reductase 11 has translation MASAQVLTNLLMTPCKMGKFNLSHRVVLAPLTRQRSYGNVPQPHAMLYYSQRTSNGGLLISEATGVSDTAQGYPDTPGIWTKEQVEAWKPIVDAVHAKGGIFFCQIWHVGRVSNAGFQPNGQAPISSTDKSLTPQIRSNGIDVAEFDPPRKLSTDEIPQIVNDFRLAARNAMEAGFDGVEIHGAHGYLIDQFLKDEVNDRTDKYGGSLENRCRFALEVVEAIADEIGADKVGIRLSPFANYMESSDSNPEALGLHMVESLNKYGILYCHMVEPRMKRVGEIDVTPHSLVPMRKAFNGAFLVAGGYNKEDGNKALAENRADLVVYGRHFLANPDLPKRFELNAPLNKYNRDTFYLSDPVIGYTDYPFLETTS, from the exons ATGGCTTCTGCTCAAGTTCTCACAAATCTTCTTATGACGCCTTGCAAAATGGGAAAGTTCAATCTTTCTCATAG GGTTGTTTTGGCACCCTTGACTCGACAAAGGTCATACGGCAATGTTCCTCAGCCACATGCCATGTTATACTATTCCCAAAGAACTTCCAATGGTGGTCTTCTCATTTCTGAAGCAACTGGAGTTTCTGATACTGCTCAAGG GTACCCTGATACACCTGGTATATGGACAAAAGAGCAAGTTGAAGCTTGGAAGCCTATTGTTGATGCTGTTCACGCTAAAGGTGGTATCTTTTTCTGTCAGATTTGGCATGTGGGCAGAGTTTCAAATGCAG GTTTCCAACCAAATGGCCAAGCTCCAATATCTTCCACTGACAAGTCATTGACTCCCCAAATTCGATCAAATGGCATTGATGTCGCGGAATTTGATCCCCCAAGAAAGCTTAGCACAGATGAAATTCCTCAAATAGTCAATGATTTTAGACTAGCTGCGAGGAATGCCATGGAAGCTG GCTTTGATGGAGTTGAGATCCATGGAGCTCATGGTTACCTGATTGACCAATTTTTGAAAGATGAAGTGAATGACCGAACAGACAAATACGGTGGATCTTTAGAGAATCGTTGTCGTTTTGCTCTTGAAGTGGTTGAAGCTATCGCTGATGAGATAGGTGCTGATAAAGTAGGAATAAGATTGTCACCATTTGCAAACTACATGGAATCAAGTGACTCCAACCCTGAGGCTTTGGGGCTCCACATGGTGGAATCTCTGAACAAGTATGGGATCCTGTATTGCCACATGGTTGAACCAAGAATGAAAAGGGTTGGAGAAATTGATGTGACCCCTCATAGTCTTGTCCCCATGAGAAAGGCTTTCAATGGTGCTTTCCTTGTTGCTGGGGGTTATAACAAGGAAGATGGGAACAAAGCTTTAGCTGAAAATCGTGCTGATCTTGTTGTTTATGGTCGTCACTTCTTGGCTAATCCAGATTTGCCAAAGAGATTTGAGCTTAATGCCCCTCTAAATAAGTATAACCGAGACACATTCTACCTGTCAGATCCTGTTATAGGTTATACTGATTATCCATTTCTTGAAACCACATCTTAA